The sequence CGGGCGCTAGTCCGCCACGCGCGGCATGCCATGTTGGGCGCTGCCTAGCACCGTGCAGGAGCGATGCCGGCGGGCCAACCGGGCCACGTCTTGCGCTTCGTCCACCCGCGCCAACCCCAGGCGCTCCACTAGCGCCTCATCGAGATGGCTGAGCAAGTACACCTGAGCACGCGCCGCCGCCTTGGCCAACTGAATCGCGGGCACTAGATCGTCGGGGCGCTGCTTCTTGATCTCCGCCAGGGCCGCGCGCCGATCTTCTATTTCAGCCAACATCTGGATCGCCAGCCCAGGATCGCCAGCCAAGTCCGACACAATGGCGATGGCGCCTTCGTCGACCACCGCCCGATTTGCGGCGGCCAGCGCGCGCCCGATGTTTTCCCAAGTCTGTTCGGGGGCGCCGCCATCCACGGCCGCCACCACCAGACTGGCCCGCCGTTCGATTGGCCAATCCCAGATTTCCAGCGACAACTCGCGCGCTCGACGGCAAACGCTCTCATAGCTTCCGGCCAAGACCGCGGCGATGCCCGCATCGGCGCCCGGCGCCACCTGGATCGCGAACAGGAGGCCAAGCAACCAGGCGACCTCGTTGGCTTCGCTGCGGGCTCGCGCGGCCACCTCGGAGTCGGCATCTCGGAGCAATGGGTTGCGATATCGTTTTTGGGTTTCTTGGTTCGAGAAGGTGGGATACAGGCCGCCGCCATAGGCGCCATCGGCGGGGCCGCTTTGCGCGGCCGCGATCGGAATGACCAGATCGGCGTCGCACAACGCGCGGTTGAGGTAGATCGGCCGCGCGTCGGCCGTGGCCGCCAGATAGGCCAGCGAACTCCGATCATTCGGGTCGTGAATCAACGACTGAACCGCGCCGCGGACCTCTGGGGGCAGTTCCGCACACGGATCCTCCGCCCCCCGCTGCACATTGGCCGGACTGCGCAGCACGACAATCGAGTCGGCGGAGACGCCGCACCGTAGCAACAAGTCGACAATGGGACGCACGAGCGCGGCGGCGCGCGGCACACCGCCGCCAATCGCGATGGTCACCATATCGCCAGGCGTGACCGCTTGGTCCAGCGAAGGAAATTCGAGCGGGCTGGCCAGTGCTAGCAACGTCTCGGCGCCAGGATCGGGCAGATTTGCGACGCGGGGCTGGGAATAGTCAGCCACGAGCGCGGTGTCGTCGATTTCCAGGCCCAGCGAGGCGCCATTTCCGTATCGCAAGTCCAACTGCATGCCAAGTGCCAACTGGTTCGTCCAAAAGCAAAGGCGGGCAACACCATAGGCTGGGTCGCCCGCCACAGGCGGCCATCATATCGGGGTGCGAATCGGGGGGTCAAGAATCGAGCTTTACGTCGAACAAAGGGGCGAGAATAATGCCGCCGCCTTTTCAGGCGCGCCAGCGCCCATGTCAGTTTATCGCAAGGAAGTGAGTATGAATCGCGGCTCGGTCGTCATTCTTTGGCATTGGTTGTTAGGAACCGTCGCGGCCGCGGCGATTTTGCCTTGGGTGGCGGGCTGCTCCGACAGCGCGACTCCCGCGCCCCACGCTAGCGCCAAGCTATCGGCCGATCAGGTGCTGGCCGACATGACGATGGCGTATCAGAGCGCCAAGACATATGCCGACTCTGGCGAGCTGCATCTCAAATTCACCATGGGCGAAGAGCAACAAGTCGACGAGCGCGTCGACTTTTCCGTGGCGCTGGCGCGGCCCAATAAGCTGCGTCTGCATTGTTACAACGTGATTGCGGTTTGCGACGGCGACAAACTGCGCGCCACGGTGGCCGATCTCGATAAGCAAGTGCTGGAGGCGGCGGCGCCGGAGACCATGACGCTCGAAGCGCTGTATGCCGACGAGGCGTTGCGGCAAGGACTGACACAGCAGATTGCCGGCAGTTCTCCGCAGTTGGCGCTGTTGCTGACCAGCGACTTTTTGAAGTCAGTGACCGAGGGGGCCAAGCCCGCGCGACGACTCGACAGCGCCACGATCGAAGACGAGTTGTGCGACCGGATACAGATCGATCGGCCTGATGGCGAGCTGCTGTTTTGGATCGGTCAGAACACGCGCGTGCTGCGGCGGATCGAGTTTCCGACGCTGGAGCTAAAGAAACACTTGGAATCTCAGATGGGTGGCCCCATTAGCGGGCTGCAACTTTGGGCCGACCTCAAAGGCGCCAAGCTCGACACCAAGATCGAGGACGTGGCGTTTCGATTCGAGACACCGGCCGACGCCAAGCTGGTGGCGCAGTTCGATCTGCGACCGCTAATGCCGGCGCCGCCACAGCCCTCGAAGTTGCTGGGCGAAAAAGTTGGCGACTTCGAGTTCAAGCGGCTCGACGGCACGCCCGTCACGCGCGAGTCGCTGGCCGGCAAGGTGGCGATTGTCGACTTCTGGGCCACCTGGTGCGGGCCGTGTTTGGAGAATCTGCCACACCTGCAGGAGGTGTACGAGAAGTACAAGGACGACGATCGCGTGGAGTTTGTCGCGGTGAGTCTCGATCAGACCGAGGTCACGCCGCAAACCATCGAAGAGACCTTTGCCAAGGCGGGGCTCGAGATTCCGATTGCGCGCGACCTGGACCAGACGGCGGCCAAGACCTTTCAGGTCGAGGGAATCCCGAATCTGTTCATCCTGGGACCCGACGGAACAATTCAGGACAACGAGTTGGGCATGAATCCTGAGTTGGCCAAGGAGTTGCCCGCTCGTGTCGACAAGCTGCTGGCCGGGACCGACATTCATCCCGACGCGCTGGCCCGCTATGAAAGGCGCAAATCGCAATACGAAGCAGAGCTAAGCGCCCCCGCGCCAACTGGTGAATCGACGCCACAAATCAAGGCGCAGATCGCCTCTCGCTCTGAGCCAAGCACTTTGACGCTGACGCAACTTTGGAACAACACCGAGCTCAAGCAGCCCGGCAATGTGTGGCCCGCCACCACGCCCGAGGGCGCCACGGAGTTGTTGGTGAACGAGGGCTGGCGCGGCGTCGCCCGGCTCGATGCGCAAGGCGGGCTGGTCGAGCGCAAGGAACTGCCGACGCCGGAAATGACCGTGGTCAGTTATCTGCGCGTAGCGCAACTGCCCGATGGCGCGCGCCGCTATGTCGGCTCGGCCAGCGCGCAAAAGCAAATGCACCTGTTCGATGAGACATTTAGCAAGCTGCTCACACATCCGGCCGGCACAGACGCCGAAGTGGCCGACGTGGCATTCACCGATCTCGACGCCGATCAAACGCCGGAGCTGGCCATCGGCTATTGGGGAACGCGGGGTGTGGAACTGCTCGAATTATCGGGAACCAGTCGCTGGACCGCTGGCGAGATGGAAAATGTCTATCGCGTCACACCGGCCGTGCTGGCCGCCGGGTCGGCGGCCAAGCTGCTAGCGGCCCATGGTCGCGGCACACTGGCGGTGATTGACCTCAACGGCAAGCTGGAAAAAGAGATCGCCGTCGACAAACGCTTTTTACGCGCGGTGTACGCGGCCGATTTGGATGGCGATGGCGCCAGCGAACTATGCGCCTTGTCGCCAGTCGACGAAGGCCGCGACGTGCTCGTGGGTTTTGACTCCGAAGGCAAGGAGCTTTGGAGTTACGATCTGCCGGCGGGCTTGCACGAGCAACCGATCGAGAACGTGACTTGGGGACCACTGGTCGAGAATCGCGCACAATGGGTGGTGGCCGCCGCCGACAGTTCGATTCATATTCTGGATCGCGACGGCAGGCTGGTCGATCGCTTTCATCATGGCGCGCAACTCACCGGGCTGGCGGTGGCGCGCATCGACGATGCGCCAGCCCTGATCGTGTCGAGCATCGACGGCGTATCGGCGTGGCGCGTCGGCGGCAAGACCACCGAGGCGGCGGGTCCGACTTTGGAGTAGTTGAGAGCGACGCCCTTCAACTCGTCGTCGAGCGCACAGCCAAACTTGCTGTAGAGTTATTGCGGCAAACAGTTTCCGCAACGCGCACATTGCGCGATGTCGCAGCGGTCCATGGTCTTAAGCATCCCTGCTAACTGGGGATGCGCATGGCAACTTGCCTCCGCGGGCCAACGCATCTAGACTATGGGAAAGAATCATTAGATATCTAAGCATCGGCGCGAGGGGGCCGAATTCGATGCTGCAGTACGACTTTGAAGAGAGTGTCGGCTACTGGGTGGCGATGACCGCCCATGCCATGCACCGCGCGCTGAATGAAGAGTTGGCGCCACACGGCATTACGCACCGCCAATGGCAAGTACTGGCGTGGCTCTCGTTGGAAGGCCCGCTGCCGCAATCGGAACTTGCCGATCGCATGGACATTGAACCCGCCACGCTGGTCAGTGTCTTAGCGCGCATGGAGCGCGACGGAATCATCGGCCGGCGCACCTGCCCCGAAGATCGCCGCAAGCGGGTGGTCTATCCCAAGCCCAAGGCAAAGTCCGTTTGGGAACAAGGTGTGAACTGCGCGCGCCGCGTGCGCGAACGGGCCACACGCGGCTTTGCGCCCGCGGATCGCGAGCGCCTGAAGCGGCTGTTGTCCGACGTGCTCGACAACATGCGCGCGCCGCAACGAATCGAAACAGAGGTCGCTTAGATGGCGGCCAAAGGAAGTAGGGATATGCGAGTTATTCACAGAACACGGCAATTCACGGTTGGCGCCGTGGCGCTGCTGGTGTTGGGGTTCGCCACGCCGGCCTGGTCCCAGCCGCCGGGCCCGGTGAACGTGGCCGTTTCGCAAGCAGTCGAGCAGCAAGTGGCCAGCGGCAAGAGCTTTGTCGCCACCGTGGCGCCTTTGCGCAAGAGCACCGTGGGCAGCGCCGTCGATGGCCGAGTACTCGATTTCATGGTCAATGAGGGGGACCGCGTCGCCAAGAATCAACCCCTGTGCCAGGTGCGCACCAAGACGTACGAGATTCAACTGCAAGCAGCCAAGGCGACGTTGGCTTTTCGCCAGCAAGAGCTGGCCGAACTGAAGAACGGCTCCCGACCCGAGGAAGTGGCACAGGCCAAGGCGCGAATGCTCGGCGCCGAATCGCAGGTGGGCTACACTCGATCGCGAGCCGATCGCACCAAGCAGCTTTTTGATCGCCACGCCACCAGCCAGGAAGAGCTCGACATCGCCACTTCGGCGGCGATCAAGGCGCAACAAGACTTTCTCGAGGCCCAGGCCGCCTACGAGATGGCGGTCACTGGACCGCGCCCCGAGGAAATCGCGCAGGCCGAAGCGCAGGTCTTGGTCGCCGAGGAAGAAACCCATCGCCTGGAGGACATTCTTGAGCGGCACACGATCGTGGCGCCGTTCGACGGGTACATCATCAAAGAGAACACCGAAGTCGGCCAATGGCTGAAGTCGGGCGATCCCGTGGTCGACATCGTCGAACTGGACAAGGTCGATGTCGAAGCGCTGGTGCTGGAGGACTATATCCAGCAGATACAGATCGGCGCGCCGGCGCGGGTGGAGATCGGCGCCATTCCGAATGAAACCTTCACTGGCGAGGTGGCGGTGATCGTGGCGCAGGCCGATGTGCGCTCGCGGACCTTTCCGGTGCGCGTGCGACTGGAGAACCGCATTGTCGCGGGGGCCCCGGTGCTCAAGAGCGGCATGTTCGCGCGTGTGACGCTGCCGGTCGGGCAGCCCACCGTGGCCACGCTGGTGCCCAAAGACGCCGTGGTGCTGGGTGGACCGCAAGCATTGGTCTATGTGATCGACGCCGCGGCCGGCGCCAAGCAAGGCAAAGTGCGCACCGTGCCGGTCGAGATCGGCGTGGCCAGCGGCGGCCTGATTCAGGTGACTGGCGACGTGCGGCCCGGACAAACGGTGGTGGTCGAAGGCAACGAGCGCTTGCGCCCGCAGCAAGAGGTGGCGATCGTGCGCACAATTTCCGCCGCCGAGCTACAGAAGCGAATTACTGTATCCGACGAGTCTCGCGTCACCGACCCCCGCAAGGTCGGCGGCGTGATCGATCAAACCCAGCCACTGCGATCGCCCAACGGCGGTGGCGCTTCGGGACGATAGGGACAGCCATGCAATTGATCGAGTCCTTCGTCGAGAATCCGGTCAAGGTGTCGGTCGCCGTGATTCTGCTCTGCCTGTTCGGCGTGATCGCCTTGGCGCGAATGCCGATGCAGTTGGTGCCGGAAGTGCAGATTCCCACGCTGAGCGTGGAGACGCGTTGGCCCGGCGCCAGCCCGCAGGAGGTGGAGCGCGAGATCATTCAGGAGCAGGAAGAGCAGCTTCAGAGCGTCGAAGGGGTCAGCAAGATGACCTCGCAGAGCATGGACTCGTTTGGGCAGATCACGATGGAGTTCGAGATCGGCACTGATATGCGCGAGGCGCTGCTGCTGGTCAACACGCGACTCAATCAGGTCGAAGAGTATCCGGAGAACGCCGATCGCGCCGTCATCAGCACATCGGACTCTTCGGACCGGCCGATCGCCTGGTTTGTGCTCAGCACGCGGCCGCCCGAACGCGAGACGCTCGATCGCTTCATGGCCGCACATCCGAATTTGGCCGCGGAGGTGAAGCGGATTCGCGACACCGACAATCCGGGCAAGGCGATGTTCCGCCTCAAACGGCTGGTCAAGCAACATCCCGAGGCCAAGGAGTTATTGCCTGCCCTAGTCGACGTGACCAAGGAGCGGCGGTTTGCCAAAGACTTCATCGAGGCTCGACTGGAGCGCGTGGGCGGCGTCTCCAATGCCGAAGTGATGGCCGGGCGCGAAGAAGAGTTGCAGGTTGTGGTCGATCCCGAACGGCTGGCGGCCCGCCAACTGACCATCATGGATGTGCGATTGGCGCTGCGCGGCCAAAATAAAGACACCTCGGGCGGCGACTTCTGGGAAGGCAAACGCCGCTATGTGGTGCGCACGCTAGGGCAGTTTCGCGCGCCGGAGCAGGTGGCCAATGTGATCATCGCCCGCCGCGACGGCGCGCCGGTCTACGTGCGCGATGTGGCGGAGATCCGCCTGGGACACAAGAAGCCCGATGGAATGTCGCGGCGGTTTGGCGACTCGGTGATCAACCTCAACGCGCGGCGGCGCAACAACGCCAACGTGCTGGACGTGATGGCGGGCATTCGCGAGGCGACCGTCGAGCTGAACGACGGCATTTTGAAGCAGCGCGGCATGCAGCTCACGCAGGTCTATGACGAGACCGAATACATTTACTCGTCGATGGATATGGTCAAAGAGAACATCGTCGAGGGATCGGTGCTCACGATGATCGTGCTGCTGCTCTTTTTGCGCAGCTTTCGGTCGGCTTTGGTCATCTTTCTGGCGATCGGGGTCAGCACGATCGGCATGTTTTTGGCGCTCAGCCTCATGGGCAGATCGCTGAACGTGCTGAGCATGGCGGGCATCGCGTTCGCGGTGGGCATGCTGGTCGACAACTTCATTGTGGTGTTGGAGAACGTGTATCGGCACTACCAGCAGGGAGATACCGCCGCCGCGGCGACAGTGCGCGGAACCAAGGAAGTATGGGGCGCCGTCGTGGCCTCGTCGTTGGCCAACCTGGCGGTGTTCTTGCCAGTGCTGTTTGTGCGTGACGAGGCGGGGCAACTGTTTCGCGATATCGCGCTAGCTGTGAGCGCGGCGCTTTGCTTCTCGCTGCTCGTGGCGCTGGTGATGGTGCCGACCGCGGCGGCAATCATCCTGCGCCATTCGCACGCGCCGGAAGAAGCGCCGCTGCGATCGACTGGCCGGCGCTCATTCTGGCGCCGTCGCCAGGACGAATTGGCCAGCTTGGGGCATCTGATCACGCGCCCCCTCGATCGATTTGGCGTCTGGTTCGTCAATACGGTGGTCGGCGCCAATGTGTGGCTGCAGCGATCCACGTTGCGGCAACTGGTGGTGGCCGGCGGCATGGTCGGCGTCTCGGTGTTCTTGAGTTGGCTACTCATGCCGAAAATCGATTACCTGCCGTCGGGCAACCGCAATTTGGTGATCGCCATCATCCTGCCGCCGCCGGGGTACAACCTCGATCAACTGGCGCGGATCGGCGAGATCGTCGAAAATCGGCTGCAACCTTATTGGGACGTTGACCCGGGCACGCCCGAGGCCGCCAAACTCAAATATCCCGTCATCTCCGACATGTTTTACGTCGCGCGGGGCCGGTCGCTGTTCATGGGCGTGCGCTCCGACGACGCGCTGCGTGCGGGCGAATTGGTGAATCTGCTCAAGGAGATGGGGCGCGACATACCAGGCACGATCTTGATCGCCAAGCAAACCAGCCTGTTCGAGCGTGGCTTGAGCGGCGGCCGTACCGTGGATGTGGAAATCACCGGCCCGGAGATCGAAAAGCTCGTGGGTCTCGGCGGCCGCGTGATGCGCGACGTGATGCAACTGATTCCGGAAGCGCAGGCCCTGCCGGAGCCAAGCCTCGATCTCTCCAGTCCCGAAATGCACATCACTCCCAAATGGCAACAGGCGGCCGATATGGGCGTGAACGCCACCGACCTGGGCTACACGGTCGACGCGCTGGTCGATGGCGCCTATGCCAGCGACTATTTTGTGGGAGGGGACAAGATCGACTTATCGATCATCGGACAAGAACAGTTCGTCACGCGCACGCAGGACTTGTGGGGACTGTCGATCGCCACGCCCAATGGCGAATTGGTGCCGTTGGCCGCCGTGGCCGACGTGGAGCTGTCGAGCGGCCCCGAGCAGATCAACCATCGCGAGCGGATGCGCGCCATCACCATTCAGGTTTCGCCCCCCGCCAGCATGCCGCTGGAAGAAGCGATGAACGTGATCAGCACCAAGATTGTCGATCCGATTGTCCGCTCAGGCGAACTGGGCGGGGCCTACCAGATCAACTTTTCCGGCACCGCAGACAAGCTGAACACCACCTGGCAATCGATGCGCTGGAATCTGCTCTTGGCGTTCATCATCACCTATCTGGTGATGTCGGCCTTGTTTGAGTCTTGGTTGTATCCGTTCATCATCATCTTGAGCGTGCCGCTCGGCGCCGTTGGTGGTTTCTTCGGTCTGTGGCTGTTGAATCAATCGGTGCTGCAACCGCTCGACGTGCTCACCATGCTCGGTTTCATCATCTTGATTGGCACGGTGGTCAACAATCCGATCTTGATTGTCGAGCAAGCGCTCAACCACATGCGCGACGACGGGATGGACCCGCACGCCGCGGTGATCGAAAGCGTGCGCACGCGCATTCGACCGATCTTCATGACCGCGTCCATCGGCCTCTTCGGACTGCTGCCATTGTGCGGATTCGATCCCTTTGGCCTCATCACGCATGGCACCATGTTCGTGTTTGGCGCCGGCAGCGAGCTGTATCGCGGGCTCGGCGCGGTGCTGCTCGGGGGCCTGGTGTTCTCGACCGTATTCACCTTGATTTTTGTGCCCACGATCTTCAGCCTCGTGTTTTCGATCCGCGATTTGCTCGCGGGCGGCCGGCGGCGACCCGCAGAGGCGCCGCGCGTCACGGTCGTGCCCGAACCGCATCGCGTCGGCGCCCTGGCCGAGGTCCACTAACAGCCCGCTTAATCACGCCGCGCGGCGGCTTGCCCAGCTATCCCAGTCCGCCTTGCCGGCCGTTGGACTCCACGGCTACAATCGACCCCGTTTTTCGTATCTCTATTGAGAGACGCCACGGATGGCCGCTTCGCAACCCATGCTCGATCGCGCGCTGACGCTGCATCGCGCGGGGCGCATGGCCGAGGCCGAGCGACTCTACCAGCAACTCCTCGCTCGCCAGCCAGATTGCGTCCAGACGCTGCATCGATATGGTCTCTTGTTGCACGCCGCAGGGCAACTTCGCGCTGCAATTGATTTATTGCGGCGCGCCGTCGCCAGACAACCCAAGAGCGCCGAACTACGCAACGACCTGGCGGGCGCGCTGGCTGCGGCGGGCGAACGCGGCGCGGCCATCGCCGAGTATCAGGCCGGGTTGGCAATCGCTCCCGATTTAGCGCTGCTGCACGCCAATCTCGCACAACTCCATCTGGCCAGCGGCGCGCAGGCGGCGGCGCATCAACATCTCTTGCAAGCCTCGCGCCTGGCGCCGCGCGACGCGCGGGCTCGCCTCTTATTGGGCGACTCGTTCCGCCAGCGCGACGAAGGCGATCAGGCATTGGCGTGCTACCAATTGGCCTGCCAGCTCGATCCGTCGCTCGCAGCGGCCTGGCAGAATCTGGGTTGTCTGCACGCTGATCAAGAAGATTTTGACCGCGCGGCGGCGGCGCTGACGACCGCCGCGAGTTTATCGCCCGGTTCGGCTGATCTGTTGGCCAACCTCGCCGTTGCGCAGCTTGGCGCCGGCCGAGTTGGCGACGCGCTGGCAAGCAGCCGCCGCGCGCTCGCCATCGCGCCCACTCACGCCAATGCGCTATTGACCCTGGGCAACGCGCTGGTCGAGGCAGGTCGCCGGCAAGAAGCGATTCGCGCCTTCGACGACTGCTCGGCGCATCATCCGCATCAGATACAGTCGGCGTACAATTCCGCGCTCGCGCAATTGTCGCTCGGCGAGTGGAGTGGCGGCTGGGAGGGGTATGAGCTACGCGACGGAAGAGCACGACCATTTGATCCGCCAGCCGATCTGCATGGTCGCCGCGTGTTGGTGGTGGCCGAACAAGGGGTCGGCTCGCAGATTATGTTTCTGTCGTGCTTGAGCGACTTGCTCCGCGTCGCTCGCGCGGTGACGGTCACGTGCGACCCGCGTTTAGCGCCGCTGGTCCAGCGCACGTACGCCGGCGCCCAGGTCGCTGCGCATCAGGCCGGCACGCGAATCGAGCAGCTTGCGCCTTCGTTCGACTACGTGATTCGGCTCGGCAGCTTGCCGCGACGCTTCCGCAATTCCGAAAGCGATTTTCCGCGCGCCAGCGCCCATCTACAGCCCTGCCCGAAACGGTTGCGGCACTGGCGGGGGTGGCTGGCGGGGCTGGGCGCGCGTGTGACGGTGGGCGTTTCGTGGATCGGCGGCCGCACTCCAGAACAACGCCGCAAACGCACTTCGCCGCTGGCGCAATGGCGGCCACTAGCGCAAGTTCCTGGTGTCGGCATGGTGTGCCTGCAATATGGCGAGGTGGGCGCGGAACTGGCGACCATCGGCGCCGATGGAAAGATCACGATCCACCGCCCGCCGGGACTCAACCCGCTCGTCGACCTCGACGATCTGGCGGCGCTGATCGCGGCGCTCGATTTGGTGATTACGGTCGACAACACCACCGCGCACCTGGCCGGCGCAGTGGGAGTCGAAACTTGGACCCTGCTACCGTTCAGCGCCGACTGGCGCTGGCTGGTCGATCGAGATGATTCCCCCTGGTATCCACGCATGCGGCTGTTTCGACAAACGGCCACGGGAGACTGGTCGAGCGTCGTAGCGCGCGTTCAACATGCGCTATCGCTTGCCGCAACTGGCACACCAAGCCGACTGGCAGCCTAGTTCGCTCCCAGGCGGCTGTGCTGCTACGGCTTTTGGCTCACGACCGGATTGGTGAGCACGCCCAGCCCCTCGATTTCCACCTCACACACGTCGCCGGGCTGTAAGAAAATTGGGGGCTTGCGCGCAAAACCCACGCCGGGCGGCGTGCCCGTGAAGATCAAGTCGCCCGGCTGCAGCGTGCAAACGCGCGAGATATAGGCGATTAGCTTATCGAGCTTGAAGATGAACTCTCGGGTATTGGAGTTTTGCAAGGTTTCGCCATTGCGGCGAAACTGCACCTGCAAAGCGCCGGGATCGACCTCGTCGGCAGTTACCATAGCCGGCCCGACCGGCGCGAAGGTGTCGAATGTCTTGCCCAACAGCCACTGGCGTCCTGGCTTGCGAAGCTGCCAGTCACGGGCCGAGACGTCGTTGCCAATGGTGTAGCCGGCGACATGGTGCATGGCGTCGACTTGACGAATGCAGTGTCCCGCGCGGCCGATCACTACCACCAGTTCGGCTT is a genomic window of Pirellulales bacterium containing:
- a CDS encoding MarR family transcriptional regulator; its protein translation is MLQYDFEESVGYWVAMTAHAMHRALNEELAPHGITHRQWQVLAWLSLEGPLPQSELADRMDIEPATLVSVLARMERDGIIGRRTCPEDRRKRVVYPKPKAKSVWEQGVNCARRVRERATRGFAPADRERLKRLLSDVLDNMRAPQRIETEVA
- a CDS encoding efflux RND transporter permease subunit: MQLIESFVENPVKVSVAVILLCLFGVIALARMPMQLVPEVQIPTLSVETRWPGASPQEVEREIIQEQEEQLQSVEGVSKMTSQSMDSFGQITMEFEIGTDMREALLLVNTRLNQVEEYPENADRAVISTSDSSDRPIAWFVLSTRPPERETLDRFMAAHPNLAAEVKRIRDTDNPGKAMFRLKRLVKQHPEAKELLPALVDVTKERRFAKDFIEARLERVGGVSNAEVMAGREEELQVVVDPERLAARQLTIMDVRLALRGQNKDTSGGDFWEGKRRYVVRTLGQFRAPEQVANVIIARRDGAPVYVRDVAEIRLGHKKPDGMSRRFGDSVINLNARRRNNANVLDVMAGIREATVELNDGILKQRGMQLTQVYDETEYIYSSMDMVKENIVEGSVLTMIVLLLFLRSFRSALVIFLAIGVSTIGMFLALSLMGRSLNVLSMAGIAFAVGMLVDNFIVVLENVYRHYQQGDTAAAATVRGTKEVWGAVVASSLANLAVFLPVLFVRDEAGQLFRDIALAVSAALCFSLLVALVMVPTAAAIILRHSHAPEEAPLRSTGRRSFWRRRQDELASLGHLITRPLDRFGVWFVNTVVGANVWLQRSTLRQLVVAGGMVGVSVFLSWLLMPKIDYLPSGNRNLVIAIILPPPGYNLDQLARIGEIVENRLQPYWDVDPGTPEAAKLKYPVISDMFYVARGRSLFMGVRSDDALRAGELVNLLKEMGRDIPGTILIAKQTSLFERGLSGGRTVDVEITGPEIEKLVGLGGRVMRDVMQLIPEAQALPEPSLDLSSPEMHITPKWQQAADMGVNATDLGYTVDALVDGAYASDYFVGGDKIDLSIIGQEQFVTRTQDLWGLSIATPNGELVPLAAVADVELSSGPEQINHRERMRAITIQVSPPASMPLEEAMNVISTKIVDPIVRSGELGGAYQINFSGTADKLNTTWQSMRWNLLLAFIITYLVMSALFESWLYPFIIILSVPLGAVGGFFGLWLLNQSVLQPLDVLTMLGFIILIGTVVNNPILIVEQALNHMRDDGMDPHAAVIESVRTRIRPIFMTASIGLFGLLPLCGFDPFGLITHGTMFVFGAGSELYRGLGAVLLGGLVFSTVFTLIFVPTIFSLVFSIRDLLAGGRRRPAEAPRVTVVPEPHRVGALAEVH
- a CDS encoding redoxin domain-containing protein, producing MNRGSVVILWHWLLGTVAAAAILPWVAGCSDSATPAPHASAKLSADQVLADMTMAYQSAKTYADSGELHLKFTMGEEQQVDERVDFSVALARPNKLRLHCYNVIAVCDGDKLRATVADLDKQVLEAAAPETMTLEALYADEALRQGLTQQIAGSSPQLALLLTSDFLKSVTEGAKPARRLDSATIEDELCDRIQIDRPDGELLFWIGQNTRVLRRIEFPTLELKKHLESQMGGPISGLQLWADLKGAKLDTKIEDVAFRFETPADAKLVAQFDLRPLMPAPPQPSKLLGEKVGDFEFKRLDGTPVTRESLAGKVAIVDFWATWCGPCLENLPHLQEVYEKYKDDDRVEFVAVSLDQTEVTPQTIEETFAKAGLEIPIARDLDQTAAKTFQVEGIPNLFILGPDGTIQDNELGMNPELAKELPARVDKLLAGTDIHPDALARYERRKSQYEAELSAPAPTGESTPQIKAQIASRSEPSTLTLTQLWNNTELKQPGNVWPATTPEGATELLVNEGWRGVARLDAQGGLVERKELPTPEMTVVSYLRVAQLPDGARRYVGSASAQKQMHLFDETFSKLLTHPAGTDAEVADVAFTDLDADQTPELAIGYWGTRGVELLELSGTSRWTAGEMENVYRVTPAVLAAGSAAKLLAAHGRGTLAVIDLNGKLEKEIAVDKRFLRAVYAADLDGDGASELCALSPVDEGRDVLVGFDSEGKELWSYDLPAGLHEQPIENVTWGPLVENRAQWVVAAADSSIHILDRDGRLVDRFHHGAQLTGLAVARIDDAPALIVSSIDGVSAWRVGGKTTEAAGPTLE
- a CDS encoding lactate racemase domain-containing protein, yielding MQLDLRYGNGASLGLEIDDTALVADYSQPRVANLPDPGAETLLALASPLEFPSLDQAVTPGDMVTIAIGGGVPRAAALVRPIVDLLLRCGVSADSIVVLRSPANVQRGAEDPCAELPPEVRGAVQSLIHDPNDRSSLAYLAATADARPIYLNRALCDADLVIPIAAAQSGPADGAYGGGLYPTFSNQETQKRYRNPLLRDADSEVAARARSEANEVAWLLGLLFAIQVAPGADAGIAAVLAGSYESVCRRARELSLEIWDWPIERRASLVVAAVDGGAPEQTWENIGRALAAANRAVVDEGAIAIVSDLAGDPGLAIQMLAEIEDRRAALAEIKKQRPDDLVPAIQLAKAAARAQVYLLSHLDEALVERLGLARVDEAQDVARLARRHRSCTVLGSAQHGMPRVAD
- a CDS encoding efflux RND transporter periplasmic adaptor subunit, whose amino-acid sequence is MRVIHRTRQFTVGAVALLVLGFATPAWSQPPGPVNVAVSQAVEQQVASGKSFVATVAPLRKSTVGSAVDGRVLDFMVNEGDRVAKNQPLCQVRTKTYEIQLQAAKATLAFRQQELAELKNGSRPEEVAQAKARMLGAESQVGYTRSRADRTKQLFDRHATSQEELDIATSAAIKAQQDFLEAQAAYEMAVTGPRPEEIAQAEAQVLVAEEETHRLEDILERHTIVAPFDGYIIKENTEVGQWLKSGDPVVDIVELDKVDVEALVLEDYIQQIQIGAPARVEIGAIPNETFTGEVAVIVAQADVRSRTFPVRVRLENRIVAGAPVLKSGMFARVTLPVGQPTVATLVPKDAVVLGGPQALVYVIDAAAGAKQGKVRTVPVEIGVASGGLIQVTGDVRPGQTVVVEGNERLRPQQEVAIVRTISAAELQKRITVSDESRVTDPRKVGGVIDQTQPLRSPNGGGASGR
- a CDS encoding tetratricopeptide repeat protein, which translates into the protein MAASQPMLDRALTLHRAGRMAEAERLYQQLLARQPDCVQTLHRYGLLLHAAGQLRAAIDLLRRAVARQPKSAELRNDLAGALAAAGERGAAIAEYQAGLAIAPDLALLHANLAQLHLASGAQAAAHQHLLQASRLAPRDARARLLLGDSFRQRDEGDQALACYQLACQLDPSLAAAWQNLGCLHADQEDFDRAAAALTTAASLSPGSADLLANLAVAQLGAGRVGDALASSRRALAIAPTHANALLTLGNALVEAGRRQEAIRAFDDCSAHHPHQIQSAYNSALAQLSLGEWSGGWEGYELRDGRARPFDPPADLHGRRVLVVAEQGVGSQIMFLSCLSDLLRVARAVTVTCDPRLAPLVQRTYAGAQVAAHQAGTRIEQLAPSFDYVIRLGSLPRRFRNSESDFPRASAHLQPCPKRLRHWRGWLAGLGARVTVGVSWIGGRTPEQRRKRTSPLAQWRPLAQVPGVGMVCLQYGEVGAELATIGADGKITIHRPPGLNPLVDLDDLAALIAALDLVITVDNTTAHLAGAVGVETWTLLPFSADWRWLVDRDDSPWYPRMRLFRQTATGDWSSVVARVQHALSLAATGTPSRLAA